The following proteins are encoded in a genomic region of Dialister hominis:
- the glyQ gene encoding glycine--tRNA ligase subunit alpha, translated as MTFQQIILALQRFWSKQGCVLGEPYDVEKGAGTMNPATFLRTIGPEPWNVAYVEPSRRPDDGRYGDNPNRLYQHHQFQVIMKPSPNNIQETYLESLKELGIDPEEHDIRFVEDNWESPTLGAWGIGWEVWLDGMEITQFTYFQQVGGIDEHPVAVEITYGLERIAMYIQEKDNVYDLEWTDGVTYGDVWHENEYEQSVYSYELSDHDMLFKLFDMYEKEATRVVKKGFVLPAYDYVLKCSHAFNLLDAAGAISLSERTEYIARVRNMARMCAKEWLKKRKELGFPMLKGGEGNE; from the coding sequence ATGACATTTCAGCAGATTATTCTGGCACTCCAGCGTTTCTGGTCAAAACAGGGATGCGTACTGGGAGAGCCATATGACGTGGAAAAGGGCGCAGGCACGATGAACCCTGCGACATTCCTTCGCACCATCGGACCGGAACCATGGAACGTAGCATACGTTGAACCGTCCCGCCGCCCGGATGACGGAAGATACGGCGACAACCCGAACCGTCTGTACCAGCATCATCAGTTCCAGGTGATTATGAAACCGTCCCCGAACAATATCCAGGAGACCTATCTCGAATCCTTGAAGGAACTCGGCATCGATCCGGAAGAACATGATATCCGCTTCGTAGAAGACAACTGGGAATCCCCGACGCTCGGCGCATGGGGCATCGGCTGGGAAGTATGGCTCGACGGCATGGAAATCACCCAGTTCACCTATTTCCAGCAGGTCGGCGGCATTGATGAACATCCGGTAGCCGTTGAAATCACATACGGTCTCGAACGTATTGCCATGTACATTCAGGAAAAGGACAATGTCTATGATCTGGAATGGACTGACGGCGTTACCTACGGCGACGTATGGCATGAAAACGAATATGAACAGTCCGTTTACAGCTATGAGCTTTCTGACCATGATATGCTCTTCAAGCTGTTTGACATGTATGAAAAAGAAGCAACCCGCGTAGTCAAGAAGGGCTTCGTCCTTCCAGCTTACGATTATGTACTGAAATGTTCCCATGCATTCAACCTTCTGGATGCTGCCGGCGCTATTTCCCTTTCTGAAAGAACGGAATATATCGCACGCGTCAGAAACATGGCAAGAATGTGCGCCAAGGAATGGCTGAAGAAGCGCAAGGAACTGGGATTCCCCATGCTGAA